The Chitinophaga sp. H8 genome contains a region encoding:
- a CDS encoding VOC family protein: protein MKRALLLTITILLALHGFSQKNKPTTMKLNAGIVTKKLAESKAFYTNNLGFGVIFENDFYLLLHTPDGTTAISFLLPEHPSQQPIFQKPFNGQGMYLTIEVEDVDALYDVIKKKGLKITIELRDEPWGDRHFAITDPNGIGIDLVKYAPPVQE from the coding sequence ATGAAACGGGCATTACTGCTGACCATTACGATCTTACTGGCCTTACATGGCTTTTCACAAAAAAATAAACCAACAACAATGAAACTCAACGCCGGGATTGTTACCAAAAAACTAGCTGAAAGCAAGGCTTTCTACACCAATAACCTGGGATTTGGCGTCATCTTCGAAAATGACTTTTACCTGCTGCTGCATACCCCTGACGGCACCACAGCGATCAGCTTTTTACTGCCTGAACATCCTTCCCAGCAGCCCATTTTTCAAAAGCCCTTCAACGGACAGGGCATGTACCTAACGATTGAAGTAGAGGATGTGGATGCTTTATACGATGTAATCAAAAAGAAAGGATTAAAAATAACCATTGAACTCAGGGATGAACCCTGGGGCGACCGCCACTTTGCGATAACAGATCCGAATGGCATTGGTATTGATCTGGTAAAATACGCGCCACCAGTGCAGGAGTAA
- a CDS encoding AraC family transcriptional regulator encodes MAPVPSIRQLYQPVQPTVKQTVAQVSYVELLPDPALQNYIYCYWQLHTSSPLQETFHYRVVADGCMDIFFELHQPQESFVMGFSSAYTAFPLSPTFHYIGIRFFPAAFPLLFNIAAAELTNRFETLSVVLPDTARFIASHFHPALTTAEIKHQLDQHFLPILLQKTLQQDRRFFNALHTILEQQGIVNIEKELATGISNRQLRRLFEHYIGDSAKTFSKVVRFQHILHSNPSPAYLRKHKIFFDAGYYDQAHFIKEFKTLFGLTPTQAFEQ; translated from the coding sequence ATGGCACCTGTTCCTTCCATCCGGCAACTTTATCAGCCTGTTCAGCCTACAGTAAAACAAACAGTGGCGCAGGTCAGCTATGTGGAGTTACTACCCGACCCTGCCCTTCAGAATTACATTTACTGCTACTGGCAACTGCACACCAGCAGTCCGCTGCAGGAAACCTTTCATTATCGGGTAGTGGCCGATGGCTGTATGGATATCTTCTTTGAACTGCATCAGCCACAGGAAAGTTTTGTAATGGGGTTTTCCAGTGCCTATACTGCTTTTCCATTAAGCCCCACATTTCACTATATAGGCATACGTTTCTTTCCGGCTGCATTTCCTTTGTTGTTTAATATTGCAGCGGCCGAACTTACGAATCGCTTTGAAACACTATCTGTTGTTTTGCCTGATACAGCCCGGTTTATTGCCAGTCATTTTCACCCGGCACTTACCACTGCTGAAATAAAACATCAACTGGACCAGCATTTTCTGCCTATTCTCTTACAAAAGACACTACAACAGGATCGCCGCTTTTTTAATGCCCTGCATACGATACTGGAACAACAGGGCATTGTAAATATTGAAAAAGAACTTGCTACAGGCATCAGCAACCGCCAGCTGCGCCGGCTGTTTGAACATTATATTGGCGACAGTGCCAAAACATTCAGCAAAGTGGTTCGGTTCCAGCATATCCTGCATAGTAATCCCTCTCCTGCCTATCTGCGCAAGCATAAAATCTTTTTTGATGCAGGTTACTACGACCAGGCCCACTTCATCAAGGAATTCAAGACCCTGTTTGGCCTCACCCCTACCCAGGCATTTGAACAATAA
- a CDS encoding Crp/Fnr family transcriptional regulator has protein sequence MSEQKYNKGDILFRAGSVPAGIFFVKKGKVKKYKADHEGKEHILYVANEGELLGYHAILSEERYPDSAATIEDSTVAFIPREDFLQTLQNSNILSHRLLKTLSHEFAVLTNSITVFAQRSVRERLAITLIVLREKFKTADTTPQSVVINISRTDLANMVGTAKENVVRFLKEFKTSGILSTQGRKIMIHDIKKLVEISNYGNI, from the coding sequence ATGTCCGAACAAAAATACAACAAGGGAGATATTCTTTTCAGAGCAGGAAGTGTGCCCGCAGGCATCTTTTTTGTCAAAAAAGGGAAGGTAAAGAAGTATAAAGCCGATCATGAAGGCAAAGAACATATCCTTTATGTAGCCAATGAGGGAGAATTATTGGGATATCATGCCATTCTTTCTGAAGAACGTTATCCGGATTCTGCCGCTACCATTGAAGATAGCACAGTGGCTTTCATTCCCAGGGAAGATTTCCTCCAAACATTACAAAATTCCAATATTTTATCCCACCGGCTGCTCAAAACCCTCAGTCATGAATTTGCCGTATTAACCAACAGTATTACAGTATTTGCGCAAAGGTCTGTACGGGAACGGCTGGCCATCACCCTGATTGTACTGCGGGAAAAATTTAAAACAGCAGATACAACTCCACAATCTGTCGTAATCAATATTTCCCGGACCGACCTGGCCAACATGGTAGGTACTGCGAAAGAAAATGTGGTCCGCTTCCTGAAAGAATTTAAAACTTCCGGTATCCTGAGTACCCAGGGCAGGAAGATCATGATACATGATATCAAAAAGCTGGTGGAAATTTCCAACTACGGTAATATCTGA
- a CDS encoding glycine cleavage system protein H: MKVSTISRPGMYFTHEHEWIDFNGTVGFVGISLFRLKEISKIDSIKWLAPKGTVVKGTLMAEIYADNTVIPIHAPVSCKFLGPNAKLKTNLNLILQSPQDQGWIFFVTPSKFRSRDNLLLPEAYQKNLSAKVS, translated from the coding sequence ATGAAAGTATCAACTATTTCAAGGCCGGGAATGTATTTTACTCATGAACACGAGTGGATAGATTTTAACGGTACCGTGGGTTTTGTAGGTATTTCCCTCTTCAGGTTGAAAGAGATCAGTAAAATAGATAGTATTAAATGGCTGGCCCCCAAGGGCACTGTTGTGAAAGGCACTTTAATGGCAGAAATATATGCTGATAATACTGTCATCCCTATTCATGCACCAGTAAGTTGTAAATTTTTAGGCCCTAATGCCAAATTGAAGACCAACCTGAACTTAATTCTTCAGAGTCCGCAGGACCAGGGATGGATTTTCTTCGTCACGCCATCCAAATTCCGAAGCAGAGATAACCTTCTTTTGCCTGAGGCGTATCAGAAAAATTTGAGTGCAAAAGTATCCTGA
- a CDS encoding class I SAM-dependent methyltransferase, with translation MQNSSLLRPACYRNDATFDWLYPERIQQLSKRHWTPMGVARKSAHFLANAPGKKILDIGSGVGKFCLIGAHYYPEATFYGVEQRKELYNHALAAKEAAKVTNVDFIHGNFTQIDLDEYDNFYFYNSFFENLDDNDRIDHQIEYSASLYVYYSRFLFKALDNKPSGTRLVTFHSLENEVPPSYQVVDASIDLLLKMWIKR, from the coding sequence ATGCAAAACAGTTCTTTATTAAGGCCTGCCTGCTACAGGAACGATGCTACTTTTGACTGGCTCTATCCGGAAAGGATACAGCAATTATCAAAAAGACATTGGACTCCTATGGGGGTGGCCAGAAAATCTGCGCATTTCCTGGCAAATGCGCCCGGCAAAAAGATATTGGATATTGGAAGCGGGGTCGGCAAATTTTGCCTGATCGGCGCACATTATTATCCGGAAGCTACTTTTTACGGAGTAGAACAACGAAAGGAATTATATAATCATGCACTTGCTGCCAAAGAAGCTGCTAAGGTGACCAATGTGGATTTTATCCATGGTAATTTTACGCAGATTGATCTGGATGAGTATGATAATTTCTACTTTTACAATTCCTTTTTTGAGAATCTGGACGATAACGACCGGATAGATCATCAGATCGAATATTCTGCCAGCTTGTATGTATACTACTCGCGTTTTCTGTTTAAAGCACTGGATAATAAGCCCAGTGGAACACGCCTGGTAACATTTCATAGCCTGGAAAATGAAGTGCCGCCCAGCTATCAGGTGGTAGATGCTTCTATCGATCTGCTGCTCAAAATGTGGATTAAAAGATAG
- a CDS encoding VIT domain-containing protein, whose protein sequence is MIRFIHSSVLLLLLLVGGTNSMAQLPRLKSTDTGGKEDKQAVKLQSLDIDVQVTGTIATTVMTMTFHNASHRVLEGELTFPLPEGASVSRYALDINGRLREAVPVEKAKATEVFESIERRRVDPGMLEKVEGNNFRTRIYPLPAGGNRTILVAYEEELKPDGQQALRYHLPLAYNTAIPSFKLKTTVFESVEKPELTEQPDGSFSFRNNGRNYMATMHKTNYQPDKSLTINLPKTSDMPEALMQAAGDSYYFLINAYPQAQHRPRKWANRIGIIWDASLSSLHRDTKKELALLDKIITQQQNLTIELGILNTRFVKAGTFTITNGNWQALKTALENITYDGGTNFSTISNRVLNAEEYLFFTDGLSTFGKDQITLQKPVHCINTAAKADYSVLKFISMQTGGQFINLNNTSLEQAAKQLGQQSLQFLGIKSNRQLSEVYPSLPVVVNGHVSVAGIVASADAPVTLQFGYAPREVVMEKTVQLKADKNQTAINISRVWAQKKIAEMDIQYEKHKEDISLLGKQFGIVTRNTSLIVLETVADYVRYDITPPEELLPEYNQLRKEALAEKEERVNDLLDRARNKATELNTWWSQVFTPRKIYPQPNKPGAPVPVQYTDSTAPAILYSESAAASPVANYAPPAAADRRMEREMALGASESKLADVVVVGNAGSALQSRAAGVVVQPAARRKAGRDDMADNSIAQRPSAIETPVFKSDNAYMKKLTDVSPAEAYKTYLRIREEYISTPLFYYDIASWFYQQKRPDTALLILSNIADLELENAALFKLLAYKLKEAGAFDEAVFITKKVLDWRPMDAQSYRDYALALADCGNYQLALDTLYSVLTQSYTQAAAARDHGIEEIIITEINNLISRHKHKVNTSRIDKALIRPMPVDVRVVLNWNKNDTDIDLWVTDPNGEKCFYNNKTTSAGGRISQDITQGFGPEQFMLKKASKGKYKIAVNYYGDTQVSITGPTTVMAEIYTNYSNGTEERKVITLQMPKAGKEGVLIGTFSF, encoded by the coding sequence ATGATACGATTCATCCATTCATCCGTTTTACTCCTCCTCCTGCTGGTGGGAGGCACCAATAGCATGGCCCAGCTGCCCAGGCTTAAAAGCACTGATACCGGCGGTAAAGAAGATAAGCAGGCAGTGAAGCTGCAATCGCTCGACATTGATGTGCAGGTAACAGGTACCATTGCCACTACGGTGATGACCATGACTTTCCATAACGCCAGCCACCGGGTACTGGAAGGTGAGCTTACCTTTCCTCTGCCGGAAGGTGCAAGTGTAAGCCGCTATGCGCTGGATATCAACGGGCGTCTGAGAGAAGCCGTTCCGGTGGAAAAGGCGAAAGCCACAGAGGTATTTGAGAGTATTGAACGGCGGCGGGTAGATCCGGGCATGCTGGAAAAGGTGGAAGGGAATAATTTCCGTACCCGTATTTATCCACTGCCTGCCGGTGGCAACCGTACCATCCTGGTGGCTTACGAGGAAGAATTAAAGCCTGATGGACAGCAGGCCTTACGTTATCACCTTCCCCTGGCATATAATACCGCTATCCCCTCCTTTAAGCTCAAAACCACCGTATTTGAGAGTGTGGAAAAACCGGAACTGACAGAACAGCCCGACGGAAGTTTCAGCTTCCGCAACAATGGACGGAATTATATGGCTACCATGCATAAAACCAACTATCAGCCAGATAAATCGCTTACCATTAACCTGCCCAAAACCAGTGATATGCCCGAAGCACTGATGCAGGCCGCAGGCGACAGCTATTACTTTTTAATCAATGCCTACCCCCAGGCGCAACACCGGCCACGTAAATGGGCCAACCGGATAGGTATTATCTGGGATGCTTCCCTGAGCAGCCTGCACCGGGATACTAAAAAAGAACTGGCTTTGCTCGACAAGATCATCACCCAGCAACAAAATCTGACCATCGAGCTGGGAATACTAAATACCCGGTTTGTAAAGGCAGGTACTTTTACCATCACCAATGGTAACTGGCAGGCTTTAAAAACTGCGCTGGAGAACATCACCTACGACGGAGGCACTAATTTCAGCACCATCTCCAACCGGGTATTAAATGCGGAGGAATACCTTTTCTTCACAGACGGTCTTTCTACATTTGGGAAAGACCAGATCACCCTGCAAAAACCAGTGCATTGCATCAATACTGCTGCCAAAGCAGATTATAGTGTACTGAAATTTATCAGTATGCAAACAGGTGGTCAATTCATCAACCTGAATAATACTTCTCTGGAACAGGCCGCCAAACAACTGGGGCAACAATCCCTGCAATTCCTTGGTATAAAAAGTAACCGCCAGTTATCAGAAGTATATCCTTCACTGCCTGTTGTAGTAAACGGCCATGTGTCTGTTGCCGGTATCGTTGCCTCCGCCGATGCGCCGGTAACCCTGCAATTTGGATATGCACCGCGCGAGGTGGTGATGGAAAAGACCGTACAACTGAAAGCAGACAAAAACCAGACAGCCATCAACATTAGCCGGGTATGGGCGCAGAAGAAGATTGCAGAAATGGATATACAATATGAAAAACATAAAGAAGATATCAGCCTGCTGGGCAAACAGTTTGGTATCGTTACCCGCAATACCAGCCTGATTGTACTGGAAACAGTAGCCGATTATGTGCGTTACGATATCACACCGCCGGAAGAACTACTGCCTGAATACAATCAGCTGCGTAAAGAAGCCCTGGCAGAAAAAGAAGAACGGGTAAATGATTTACTGGACCGTGCCAGGAACAAAGCCACAGAGCTGAATACCTGGTGGAGCCAGGTATTTACTCCCCGGAAAATCTACCCCCAGCCTAATAAACCAGGTGCGCCTGTACCGGTACAGTATACAGATAGTACTGCACCAGCTATATTGTACAGCGAATCCGCGGCTGCCAGCCCGGTAGCTAACTATGCGCCCCCTGCAGCAGCTGACAGAAGGATGGAGCGGGAAATGGCGCTGGGCGCATCTGAGAGCAAACTGGCAGACGTAGTTGTTGTGGGAAATGCAGGTAGTGCCCTGCAAAGCAGAGCAGCAGGTGTGGTAGTTCAACCCGCTGCCAGACGTAAAGCTGGCAGGGATGATATGGCAGATAATAGCATCGCACAACGGCCATCAGCCATTGAAACACCGGTATTCAAAAGCGACAATGCCTATATGAAAAAACTGACAGATGTTAGTCCTGCCGAAGCTTATAAAACATATCTCCGGATCAGGGAGGAATATATCAGTACACCGCTTTTTTATTATGATATCGCCAGTTGGTTTTATCAGCAAAAACGCCCTGATACAGCCCTGTTGATCCTTAGCAACATTGCTGATCTGGAGCTGGAAAATGCGGCGTTGTTTAAACTGCTGGCCTATAAACTTAAAGAAGCCGGTGCTTTTGATGAAGCAGTGTTTATCACCAAAAAAGTATTGGACTGGCGACCAATGGATGCCCAGAGCTACCGGGATTATGCCTTGGCACTGGCTGATTGCGGCAATTACCAGCTGGCTTTAGATACTTTATACAGTGTGCTTACCCAATCCTATACACAGGCGGCAGCGGCACGTGACCATGGTATTGAGGAAATTATCATCACAGAAATAAACAACCTGATATCCCGGCACAAGCATAAAGTAAATACCAGCCGTATAGACAAAGCACTGATCCGGCCCATGCCTGTTGATGTAAGAGTAGTGCTGAACTGGAATAAAAATGATACGGATATTGACCTGTGGGTAACCGATCCTAATGGAGAGAAATGTTTTTACAACAATAAAACTACCAGTGCGGGAGGCCGTATCAGCCAGGATATTACGCAGGGATTCGGACCGGAACAGTTTATGCTGAAAAAAGCGTCTAAGGGAAAATATAAGATAGCAGTAAATTATTATGGTGATACCCAGGTAAGTATTACCGGCCCTACCACCGTGATGGCTGAAATCTATACCAATTATTCAAATGGAACGGAAGAGCGGAAAGTGATAACCCTGCAAATGCCGAAGGCAGGTAAGGAAGGGGTATTGATAGGGACGTTCAGTTTTTAA
- a CDS encoding helix-turn-helix domain-containing protein — protein sequence MEPTFTIARDTDNEPLVLLKAIDEHTEWQRMNMYVVIWLATGSCNCHTGKAVYGIKAPALLFFAPYQHYTFTSTTGFTGERLYFHGDFYCIERHKKEVACNGILFNNVYDPPQVLLDEENATAVSNYIRLLREDMRRYEDASREDMVVAHLKILLIIATRLKIKQLADAQLLLPESTRPQLQELHRLIETHFLTWHKPADYAAAMFLSVKALSRLTGKYLSKTPSELITERIIQEAKRALHFTNLSIKEIAAQLHFEDPYYFSRLFRKYTGVTPTEFRQKVGVILLE from the coding sequence ATGGAACCGACTTTTACGATTGCACGTGATACTGATAATGAGCCTTTGGTGCTCTTAAAAGCGATTGATGAGCATACGGAATGGCAGCGTATGAATATGTATGTAGTGATCTGGCTGGCTACCGGCAGTTGTAATTGTCATACCGGTAAAGCCGTTTATGGCATAAAAGCACCCGCTCTGCTATTTTTTGCACCTTATCAGCACTATACCTTTACCTCCACTACAGGATTTACAGGAGAGCGTTTATATTTTCATGGGGACTTTTACTGCATTGAACGCCATAAAAAGGAAGTAGCCTGTAACGGAATTCTGTTTAACAACGTATATGACCCGCCCCAGGTGCTGCTGGATGAGGAGAATGCCACCGCTGTAAGTAACTATATCCGCTTGTTACGGGAAGATATGCGCCGCTATGAGGACGCCTCCAGGGAAGATATGGTGGTAGCTCATCTGAAAATACTACTGATCATTGCAACCCGCCTCAAAATAAAACAACTGGCCGATGCCCAATTATTGTTGCCGGAAAGTACCCGCCCCCAACTACAGGAGCTGCACCGCCTCATAGAAACTCATTTTCTTACCTGGCATAAGCCGGCAGACTATGCTGCTGCCATGTTCCTGTCGGTAAAGGCATTATCCCGGCTTACTGGTAAATACCTCTCCAAAACCCCTTCAGAGCTGATCACAGAAAGGATTATCCAGGAGGCTAAACGTGCCCTGCACTTTACCAATCTGAGTATCAAGGAAATTGCTGCCCAACTGCATTTTGAAGACCCCTATTATTTCAGCCGTCTTTTCAGGAAGTATACAGGAGTTACCCCTACCGAGTTTCGCCAGAAAGTGGGTGTTATTTTACTGGAATAG
- the rclC gene encoding reactive chlorine resistance membrane protein RclC, with the protein MGTLRHMMKAISTLDKAGIRLLRIAIAVILIWIGGLKFFPYEADGITPFVANSPLMSFFYNHPEEYKTHRNKEGELVPANREWHKANNTYGFSYGLGTLLVSMGVLLLFNRVSPLAGAAGGILVFIMSIGTLSFLITTPETWVPALGDGEHGFPYLSAAGRLVIKDFIMMGGAVVVTADAARKYLARG; encoded by the coding sequence ATGGGAACACTACGGCATATGATGAAAGCAATCAGCACACTGGATAAAGCTGGCATCCGTTTATTACGCATCGCTATTGCGGTGATTCTGATATGGATAGGGGGGCTTAAATTCTTTCCCTATGAAGCAGATGGCATCACCCCTTTTGTGGCCAATAGCCCGCTGATGAGCTTTTTTTATAATCATCCGGAAGAATATAAAACACACCGGAATAAAGAAGGGGAGTTGGTACCCGCGAATCGGGAATGGCACAAAGCTAACAATACCTATGGCTTTTCCTATGGCCTGGGTACGCTGCTGGTAAGCATGGGCGTATTATTGTTGTTTAACCGGGTATCCCCGCTGGCCGGTGCGGCAGGTGGGATTTTGGTATTCATCATGTCGATAGGCACCCTTTCCTTTCTGATTACCACCCCTGAAACATGGGTACCCGCCCTGGGCGACGGAGAACATGGTTTTCCTTACCTCTCTGCCGCAGGAAGGCTGGTGATCAAAGACTTTATTATGATGGGAGGCGCCGTGGTAGTAACGGCGGATGCCGCCCGGAAATACCTGGCAAGAGGATAA
- a CDS encoding Crp/Fnr family transcriptional regulator, which translates to MQELIKTTFPGFEPELITALLTEGAFKTFHPGDVLMSTGQYFRSTILVLKGRIKVYREDQEGNEFLMYYLQPGQACALSMICATRQQTSQVMAKAETDLEVLAIPLEFMDQWMLQYKTWYYFVLETYRSRFEEVLLTLDHVVFRNMDERLLFYLKRQQHTLQANIFTISPTEIAQELNSSREVISRLLKKLAEKGMIRLLKNQQVEITHLDI; encoded by the coding sequence ATGCAGGAGCTGATAAAAACTACTTTTCCCGGTTTTGAGCCGGAGCTGATCACCGCACTTTTGACCGAAGGAGCATTTAAGACCTTCCATCCGGGAGATGTGCTGATGAGCACGGGCCAGTATTTCCGTTCTACTATTCTGGTGTTAAAAGGAAGGATCAAAGTATACCGGGAGGATCAGGAAGGGAATGAGTTTTTGATGTATTATCTGCAGCCAGGCCAGGCCTGTGCGCTTTCTATGATCTGTGCTACCCGCCAGCAAACCAGCCAGGTAATGGCCAAAGCGGAAACAGACCTGGAAGTACTGGCCATACCCCTGGAATTTATGGACCAATGGATGTTGCAGTACAAGACCTGGTACTACTTTGTGCTGGAAACCTATCGCAGCCGCTTTGAAGAAGTGCTGCTCACCCTGGACCATGTGGTGTTCAGGAATATGGACGAACGCCTGCTGTTTTACCTGAAACGCCAGCAGCATACCTTGCAGGCCAATATTTTTACCATTAGTCCCACCGAAATAGCCCAGGAACTCAATTCTTCCCGGGAAGTGATTTCCCGCCTGCTGAAAAAACTGGCGGAAAAAGGAATGATCCGCTTGCTGAAGAACCAGCAAGTGGAGATTACCCACCTGGATATTTAA
- a CDS encoding TonB-dependent receptor, which translates to MKRILLLILLIVSTGSILFATDGELENGGVIKGVITTADGQPAAYVNVILKSTTKGALTDEDGRFIVKNIKEGDYILIVSHMGLKSQERTIHITKNKTLDLSFSLEETSSQLSEIVVDGKRSQNRKPVTIGKLPVAAMDLPQSVTIIGQEVLRDQQAQRLSDVIKNVNGVYLTSTRASTQESFSARGYGFSSSNMFKNGSRVNTGVMPEMSSLESVEVLKGSAAILYGNVAPGGILNMVTKQPKFEGGGEISMRTGSFDLFKPAFDIYGPISGNVAYRVNGTYESANSFRSHVGSQRYYVNPSLLFKLGRRTELLVQGDYLQHDFTPDFGIGTLDNKVIPDVPRSRFMGANWQYSKTKQATGTAAIKHDFNDNWSIKGTVSYQNYKRDYFSLERIQAKADGDWERPLGKSYTDEDYFIGQVDLTGKFKTGSLEHTLLAGIDADRYNTNADAYSGLGNYDIINILDPNKYKQRTDIPVFSPTTTSVTITQRTGVYVQDLISISEKIKFLAGVRYSYLESGSAKVTDPKTNTVTKKNDNYDQAFSPRLGLVYKPISTTALFASYSNSFVVNTATDIYLNRLKPSIIDQFELGVKNDFFDGRLSANVTAYRIKNNNLAQTAPFKADGTPNADAAYKELVGETTSDGVELDIAGHPLPGLSVLAGYSYNNMRYTKTPATKGSYVEGERLVGTPNHTANASVFYTLQTSTLKGLKLGVSAYYMGERNAGWNNTKDQTQTYDRLIPVSAFTTLDLSAGYTYKQFSILAKVSNITNTLNYMVHENYSVNPIAPTAFVATLAYKFKY; encoded by the coding sequence GTGAAGCGCATACTTTTACTTATTTTATTGATTGTTTCGACGGGAAGTATCCTTTTTGCAACAGATGGTGAGCTGGAAAACGGAGGGGTGATTAAAGGTGTCATCACTACGGCTGATGGCCAGCCGGCAGCATATGTAAATGTTATCCTGAAATCTACTACAAAAGGTGCCCTTACCGATGAGGATGGCCGTTTTATCGTAAAGAATATAAAAGAAGGGGATTATATCCTGATTGTTTCCCACATGGGCCTGAAATCGCAGGAAAGAACAATACATATTACCAAAAACAAAACACTGGACCTGTCTTTCTCTCTGGAAGAAACTTCCAGCCAGCTGTCTGAAATAGTGGTAGATGGTAAAAGAAGCCAGAACAGGAAGCCGGTAACTATCGGTAAATTACCTGTTGCAGCGATGGATTTACCGCAAAGTGTTACCATTATTGGTCAGGAAGTACTTCGTGATCAGCAGGCGCAGCGCTTAAGTGATGTGATCAAGAATGTGAATGGTGTATACCTGACCTCCACCCGTGCCAGCACGCAGGAATCTTTCTCTGCCCGTGGATACGGTTTTTCCAGCAGTAATATGTTCAAAAATGGTTCCCGGGTCAATACGGGTGTGATGCCGGAAATGAGCTCCCTGGAAAGTGTGGAAGTACTGAAAGGAAGCGCAGCTATTCTGTATGGTAATGTGGCGCCAGGTGGTATCTTAAACATGGTAACCAAACAACCTAAGTTTGAAGGTGGTGGAGAAATATCTATGAGAACAGGTAGCTTTGATCTGTTCAAACCTGCTTTTGATATCTACGGTCCTATCAGCGGCAATGTAGCTTACCGTGTAAATGGTACTTATGAATCTGCTAACAGTTTCCGCAGCCATGTAGGTTCTCAGCGTTATTATGTAAATCCTTCCCTGTTGTTCAAATTGGGAAGACGTACCGAATTGCTGGTACAGGGTGATTACCTGCAGCATGATTTTACACCGGATTTTGGTATTGGTACCCTCGATAATAAAGTGATCCCGGATGTACCCCGTTCCCGTTTCATGGGAGCCAACTGGCAGTATTCCAAAACAAAACAAGCCACCGGTACTGCTGCTATTAAACATGATTTTAATGACAACTGGAGCATTAAAGGAACTGTTTCTTACCAGAATTACAAGCGGGATTATTTTTCCTTAGAAAGAATCCAGGCAAAAGCAGATGGAGATTGGGAACGCCCGTTAGGTAAATCCTATACAGACGAAGATTATTTTATCGGACAGGTAGACCTGACCGGTAAGTTTAAAACAGGTAGCCTGGAACATACCTTACTGGCAGGGATAGATGCAGACAGGTACAACACCAATGCAGATGCCTATAGCGGTTTGGGTAATTATGATATTATTAATATCCTGGATCCTAATAAATATAAACAACGTACAGATATCCCTGTTTTTTCACCTACTACCACCAGTGTTACTATTACACAAAGAACAGGTGTTTATGTACAGGATTTAATCAGTATTTCTGAAAAGATCAAGTTTTTAGCAGGCGTACGCTATTCCTACCTGGAAAGCGGCAGTGCGAAGGTAACTGATCCTAAAACCAATACTGTTACCAAGAAGAATGATAACTATGATCAGGCCTTCTCTCCACGTTTAGGGTTAGTGTACAAACCGATCAGCACTACTGCATTATTTGCCAGCTACTCTAATTCGTTTGTGGTAAATACGGCTACAGATATCTACCTGAATAGATTGAAACCCTCTATCATAGATCAGTTTGAATTAGGTGTAAAAAATGATTTCTTTGATGGCCGTTTATCTGCGAATGTAACCGCATATCGTATTAAGAATAATAACCTGGCACAAACTGCACCGTTCAAGGCAGATGGTACACCAAATGCTGATGCCGCATACAAAGAACTGGTAGGTGAAACCACCAGCGATGGCGTAGAATTGGATATCGCAGGGCATCCGTTGCCTGGACTGTCTGTACTGGCAGGATACAGCTACAACAACATGCGTTATACCAAAACTCCGGCTACCAAAGGCAGCTATGTTGAAGGAGAACGCCTGGTAGGTACCCCTAATCATACTGCTAATGCAAGTGTGTTCTATACCTTGCAGACTTCTACACTGAAAGGATTGAAACTGGGTGTTTCTGCTTATTACATGGGAGAGCGTAATGCGGGCTGGAACAACACGAAGGATCAGACACAAACATATGACAGGCTGATCCCGGTGAGTGCATTTACTACATTGGACCTGTCTGCAGGATATACTTACAAACAGTTCTCTATCCTGGCCAAGGTATCCAACATCACCAATACTTTGAACTATATGGTGCATGAAAACTACAGTGTAAATCCGATAGCTCCCACTGCTTTTGTAGCTACGCTGGCATATAAATTTAAATACTAG